A single Paenibacillus sp. FSL R5-0517 DNA region contains:
- a CDS encoding aldolase/citrate lyase family protein encodes MRINTLKEKIARKQPVYGLFVSIPHPVIIEMIGHAEYDFVIIDLEHATTSMESVEELIRAAELVGLTPLVRISKVERAEILKVLDCGAQGIVIPHVEQLKQVEEAVRHAYYHPVGMRSLNSGRPGVFGKYPLTGYIGEANEQVMIVPMIESAEGVRQSARILSHPQVSFVLEGAADLSQSLGVPWQTEHPDVRRALDELHATAQQCEVPYATVTRGVDDMALWAERGVHIYVLGDDRNTAFRAYIQKRNDYRNAGGQI; translated from the coding sequence ATGAGAATTAACACGCTGAAGGAAAAAATTGCACGCAAACAGCCGGTGTATGGCCTTTTTGTATCCATACCACATCCAGTCATCATTGAGATGATCGGGCATGCGGAATATGACTTTGTCATCATTGATCTGGAACATGCCACAACATCGATGGAATCGGTAGAAGAGTTAATTCGGGCGGCGGAACTGGTCGGCCTAACTCCGCTGGTGCGTATCTCGAAGGTGGAACGAGCGGAGATTCTTAAAGTGCTGGATTGTGGGGCGCAAGGTATCGTTATTCCGCATGTCGAGCAGCTGAAGCAGGTGGAAGAAGCGGTTCGTCATGCCTACTATCATCCGGTCGGAATGCGGAGTCTGAATAGTGGTCGTCCTGGTGTATTCGGGAAATATCCGCTCACGGGATACATTGGGGAAGCGAACGAACAAGTGATGATTGTCCCCATGATTGAAAGTGCAGAGGGCGTTCGGCAAAGTGCACGGATTCTGTCTCATCCTCAGGTGAGTTTTGTATTGGAAGGTGCGGCGGATCTGTCGCAATCCCTCGGTGTGCCATGGCAGACCGAGCACCCGGATGTGAGACGTGCGCTGGATGAATTGCATGCTACCGCGCAGCAGTGCGAAGTACCATATGCTACGGTCACGAGGGGCGTGGACGACATGGCGCTCTGGGCTGAGCGGGGAGTACATATATACGTGCTGGGTGATGATCGGAATACGGCATTTCGGGCGTATATCCAAAAACGGAATGACTACAGGAATGCGGGTGGGCAGATATGA
- a CDS encoding type III PLP-dependent enzyme encodes MKPSVWQAINELQRGTEDPVCAYIYDLAGMQEQVRQMLGSMPENTQLFYAIKANPDPRIIEALLPLVKGFEVASIGELLKVRAVSREVPILFGGPGKKESELRLAIENNVSYIHVESLLELRRIIAIARVRAMDQEQGQEHVQGSRQQQEWEQAYGGKNMRGQEQVQEDMHEHHHEHYRGQAQEVRILLRINLRSSTLPRTKIVMGGGPSPFGIDEEAVEEAIELIRVEGAGVVRLSGFHFHSLSNNMDARLHAEMIELYLQKVEQWQLKYGLPVEVVNAGGGFGVTYDGSPGFDWSLFTSLLEQSEARQRLASRGGELYFESGRLLVADHGYYAAEVTDVKTSHDQHFAVLRGGTHHHRLPASWGHNHPFQIMATDRWKHSFARPEVRDGRVHIVGELCTPKDRMHSDAEVALLRVGDIVLFEKSGAYCWTISHHDFLGHPHPAFHYLTEDNNHVNTDEAFQSASR; translated from the coding sequence ATGAAACCAAGTGTATGGCAGGCGATCAATGAACTTCAACGAGGGACGGAAGACCCGGTATGTGCGTATATCTATGATCTGGCTGGCATGCAGGAACAGGTACGTCAGATGCTGGGCAGCATGCCCGAAAACACACAGTTGTTCTATGCCATCAAGGCGAATCCAGATCCACGCATTATTGAGGCATTGCTTCCATTGGTAAAGGGCTTTGAAGTGGCTTCCATTGGAGAGTTGCTCAAAGTTAGAGCCGTAAGTCGAGAGGTTCCGATCCTTTTTGGAGGTCCGGGTAAAAAGGAGAGCGAGCTGCGGTTAGCAATCGAGAATAACGTGAGTTATATCCATGTGGAAAGTCTGCTGGAGCTGCGGCGCATCATTGCGATTGCGAGGGTGCGAGCGATGGATCAAGAGCAGGGGCAAGAGCATGTGCAGGGAAGCAGGCAGCAGCAAGAATGGGAGCAGGCGTATGGAGGCAAGAACATGCGAGGGCAGGAGCAGGTACAGGAGGACATGCATGAACACCACCATGAGCATTACCGCGGTCAAGCGCAGGAAGTACGCATTCTGCTCCGAATCAATCTGCGAAGTAGTACGTTACCCCGGACGAAAATTGTCATGGGCGGTGGGCCAAGTCCTTTTGGCATCGATGAAGAGGCAGTGGAAGAAGCCATCGAACTTATTCGTGTGGAAGGCGCGGGTGTGGTTCGGTTGAGCGGGTTCCATTTTCACTCTTTGTCCAACAATATGGACGCCAGGCTGCATGCCGAGATGATTGAGCTGTATTTGCAAAAGGTAGAGCAGTGGCAGCTCAAGTATGGTCTTCCTGTGGAAGTGGTGAATGCAGGAGGGGGATTCGGTGTAACGTATGATGGGAGTCCCGGATTCGATTGGTCGTTGTTTACTTCTCTGCTGGAACAAAGTGAAGCCAGACAACGACTTGCTTCACGTGGAGGCGAGTTGTATTTCGAATCGGGCCGACTATTGGTGGCAGACCATGGGTATTATGCCGCAGAGGTTACGGATGTCAAAACTTCTCATGATCAGCATTTTGCTGTGTTGAGGGGAGGTACGCATCATCATCGTCTGCCTGCTTCATGGGGACATAACCATCCATTTCAGATTATGGCGACAGATCGTTGGAAGCATTCATTTGCCCGGCCAGAGGTAAGGGATGGTCGAGTCCATATCGTAGGTGAGCTGTGTACACCCAAGGATCGCATGCATTCCGATGCGGAGGTAGCACTGCTACGGGTGGGAGATATTGTTTTGTTTGAAAAGTCTGGGGCTTATTGCTGGACCATCTCGCATCATGATTTTCTGGGGCATCCGCACCCGGCATTCCATTATCTAACGGAGGACAATAATCATGTCAACACTGATGAAGCGTTCCAGTCTGCAAGCCGCTGA
- a CDS encoding IucA/IucC family protein yields MSTLMKRSSLQAAERRIMADLMNSFLAEQLLPLEDHPFIDFAAAPAPFRRLYKEYDGEVQRQNGDSYIRLHTHGVLCLIETGVRQAIQWVQGSPIYEEKADGSWVLLDSPAEVGRALLQRAVSDEEYRQPGVAEFLTSLDITVEQYALGWEQVQYLSANVPVSAYEWFIKGERVAALRDRPFHPSSKAKVGFNAEDVTQYAAEFGKAIPLRWVAIQLDAVQQGCEDGLSILAVLDDVQREVVEVEFARKGITFDEYLPMPVHPWQLQHVILPRFTGEIEEGSIVVLEIETGDVQATSSLRSMAPLTESNLMLKLPVSVLSLGAARYLPVVKLLNGLAGEQMLRQAVACDETLKDKVYMCEEQNWWGFMPESMGLFDDHPRHLAAQIRVYPAELLGESYKVIPMAALGVNLDGHHLLTEILGDDLSSADVVEFYTSIATTFYDIVMRLFKVGVVPEIHGQNCCLVLRDNQVKGLLFRDHDSVRLHQPYLDKHGIADPAYHIRPGYSNSLYNETIQKLIFYVQSLGTQVNLAAIMEALSEVYHIPETKFWEITEQAWKEALTHVQLPEVDRVALAHAIFESEAWPVKLVVRPLLEADGVPGAMPSGKGIGWNPFYKG; encoded by the coding sequence ATGTCAACACTGATGAAGCGTTCCAGTCTGCAAGCCGCTGAACGCCGGATTATGGCGGATTTGATGAATTCATTTTTGGCCGAGCAATTACTCCCACTGGAGGATCACCCATTCATTGATTTTGCCGCAGCACCTGCACCGTTCAGAAGATTGTATAAGGAATATGACGGCGAGGTGCAGAGACAGAATGGTGATTCTTACATTAGATTGCATACGCATGGTGTATTGTGTCTGATCGAAACAGGAGTAAGACAGGCGATTCAATGGGTTCAGGGTTCACCGATCTACGAAGAGAAAGCAGATGGAAGCTGGGTTCTCCTTGATTCTCCGGCAGAGGTTGGACGTGCGCTGTTACAGAGGGCTGTGTCAGATGAAGAATATAGGCAACCCGGAGTGGCGGAATTCCTGACTAGTCTGGATATTACTGTAGAGCAGTATGCTCTGGGCTGGGAACAAGTCCAGTACCTGTCCGCCAACGTTCCGGTGTCTGCTTATGAGTGGTTTATCAAAGGTGAGCGTGTTGCTGCATTGCGGGATCGTCCGTTCCACCCATCGTCCAAAGCCAAGGTGGGATTCAACGCAGAAGATGTAACGCAGTATGCAGCGGAATTCGGGAAGGCGATTCCGCTGCGCTGGGTGGCTATACAGCTGGATGCCGTGCAGCAAGGTTGCGAAGATGGGTTGTCCATTTTGGCCGTCTTAGACGATGTTCAGCGTGAAGTGGTGGAAGTCGAGTTTGCCCGTAAAGGAATCACGTTCGACGAATATCTGCCGATGCCTGTTCATCCGTGGCAATTGCAGCATGTGATCCTGCCTCGCTTCACTGGAGAGATTGAAGAGGGCAGCATTGTTGTATTGGAAATAGAAACGGGCGACGTACAGGCCACATCCTCTCTGCGCTCGATGGCTCCGTTAACCGAATCTAATCTGATGCTCAAGCTGCCCGTTAGTGTGCTGTCGCTGGGGGCTGCTCGTTATCTGCCAGTAGTCAAGCTGCTGAATGGTCTTGCTGGAGAACAGATGTTAAGACAGGCCGTTGCTTGTGACGAGACGTTGAAGGACAAGGTATATATGTGCGAAGAGCAGAACTGGTGGGGCTTCATGCCGGAATCCATGGGACTGTTCGACGATCATCCCCGCCATCTGGCTGCACAGATTCGTGTGTATCCCGCTGAATTGTTGGGTGAATCCTACAAAGTCATCCCCATGGCAGCACTGGGTGTAAATCTGGATGGACATCATCTATTAACGGAGATTCTGGGAGATGATCTGAGCAGCGCGGACGTGGTGGAATTCTATACGAGTATAGCTACGACGTTCTATGACATCGTAATGCGTCTATTCAAGGTGGGCGTTGTACCTGAGATTCATGGTCAGAACTGCTGTCTGGTGTTACGGGATAATCAGGTAAAGGGTCTCTTGTTCCGAGACCATGATTCCGTGCGTCTGCATCAGCCTTATCTGGACAAGCATGGTATTGCAGACCCTGCCTATCATATTCGCCCGGGATACTCGAACAGCCTGTATAACGAGACGATCCAGAAGTTGATCTTCTATGTGCAGTCGCTGGGGACGCAGGTGAATCTGGCTGCGATCATGGAGGCACTGAGCGAAGTGTATCACATCCCGGAAACGAAGTTCTGGGAGATCACGGAGCAGGCCTGGAAGGAAGCGCTGACTCATGTGCAGCTTCCAGAGGTTGACCGGGTCGCCCTTGCTCATGCGATATTCGAGAGCGAGGCGTGGCCCGTGAAGTTAGTTGTCCGTCCGCTGCTTGAAGCGGATGGGGTGCCTGGCGCGATGCCATCGGGCAAAGGCATAGGGTGGAACCCTTTTTATAA